One Moorella sp. E308F genomic region harbors:
- the murB gene encoding UDP-N-acetylmuramate dehydrogenase, whose product MHLASLARELQQGLQGEVLINEPLARHTTWRIGGPADLLARPATGEEFDFCLDFARRKGLPLHIMGNGSNLLVRDGGVRGLVVQTRAWRQVVVLDQVIKACAGALLARVLEIAVRHGLGGLEFAAGIPATIGGAVIMNAGTPEGCLGDIVRGVEVVAPDGSRRYLEGQDITFSYRSTSLRRNETVVVVDLAMTARDPRLIKERVQANLERRRARQPLEWPNAGSVFKNPPGYYAGQLIEEVGAKGWLAGQAQVSTKHANFIINLGRATAADVLELIARIQEAVARAFGINLELEVEVWGEGL is encoded by the coding sequence ATGCATCTAGCGTCCCTGGCGCGAGAACTACAGCAGGGTTTACAGGGAGAAGTGTTGATCAACGAACCTCTGGCCCGCCACACGACCTGGCGCATAGGCGGGCCGGCCGATTTGCTCGCCCGGCCGGCAACCGGAGAAGAATTTGATTTCTGCCTGGATTTTGCGCGACGAAAGGGTTTACCCCTGCATATTATGGGTAACGGCTCCAATCTTTTAGTGCGGGACGGCGGTGTCCGCGGCCTGGTAGTCCAGACCAGAGCCTGGCGCCAGGTTGTGGTCCTGGACCAGGTCATAAAGGCCTGCGCCGGCGCTCTCCTTGCCCGGGTGCTGGAGATCGCCGTCCGGCATGGCCTGGGGGGCCTGGAGTTTGCCGCCGGTATTCCGGCCACCATAGGCGGGGCCGTGATCATGAATGCCGGTACTCCGGAGGGCTGCCTGGGAGATATTGTCCGCGGGGTGGAGGTAGTTGCCCCTGACGGCAGCCGGCGTTACCTGGAGGGCCAGGATATAACCTTTAGCTATCGTTCCACTTCCTTACGCCGGAATGAGACGGTTGTTGTTGTCGATTTGGCAATGACTGCCAGGGACCCCCGGCTTATCAAAGAAAGGGTGCAGGCAAATCTTGAGCGTCGGCGGGCCAGGCAGCCCCTGGAATGGCCCAATGCCGGCAGCGTCTTTAAAAACCCGCCGGGCTATTATGCGGGTCAGCTCATTGAAGAGGTGGGGGCCAAGGGGTGGCTGGCCGGCCAGGCGCAGGTGTCAACCAAACACGCTAACTTTATCATTAACCTGGGCCGGGCTACTGCTGCCGATGTCCTGGAACTCATAGCCAGGATCCAGGAGGCTGTAGCCAGGGCTTTCGGGATCAACCTGGAACTGGAAGTGGAAGTTTGGGGTGAAGGCCTGTAG
- the murA gene encoding UDP-N-acetylglucosamine 1-carboxyvinyltransferase produces the protein MEECLVINGGRRLEGTVTVNGAKNAALPIMAAMLLATGECTLRRVPNLQDVAVMAAVIRSLGLKIERSNTALHVSPATVTSPEVAAELMRQLRASNLVMGPLLGRYHYFRVPYPGGCAIGSRPMDLHLKGFRAMGAEVTENQGYIEARTTGLQGTSFYLDFPSVGATENLMMAAVLAEGVTILHNAAREPEIVDLQNFLNSLGARIHGAGQDTIRIEGVKELKQADYEIIPDRIEAGTFLAAAAGAGGDVFVKDCRAEHLLAVLAKLTEMGAKITVKRDGIRLKSPARLKAVDCKTLPYPGFPTDMQPQLMALMTVASGTSVLVESIFENRFKHAAELRRLGADIKIEGRVAVINGVPGLSGCPVEASDLRAGAALVIAGLMAEGQTRVEGVAHLDRGYEQLEVRLSSLGADIRRLEGR, from the coding sequence TTGGAGGAGTGTCTGGTTATCAATGGGGGGCGGCGCCTGGAAGGGACGGTGACCGTCAACGGGGCCAAAAATGCGGCCCTCCCTATTATGGCGGCCATGCTCCTGGCGACAGGGGAGTGCACTTTGCGGCGCGTACCAAACCTCCAGGATGTTGCCGTGATGGCGGCCGTCATTCGCTCCCTGGGGCTAAAGATAGAACGAAGTAATACAGCCCTGCATGTGAGTCCGGCAACGGTAACCTCGCCCGAAGTAGCGGCAGAATTGATGCGGCAACTCAGGGCTTCCAACCTGGTTATGGGACCCCTCCTGGGGCGTTACCACTACTTCCGGGTTCCCTATCCCGGCGGCTGTGCCATCGGCTCCCGGCCCATGGATCTGCACCTGAAAGGTTTCAGGGCCATGGGCGCTGAAGTAACGGAAAATCAGGGCTACATTGAAGCCAGAACGACCGGCCTCCAGGGAACTTCCTTCTATTTGGACTTTCCCAGCGTCGGGGCGACGGAAAACCTGATGATGGCCGCCGTCCTGGCTGAAGGGGTTACCATCCTCCACAATGCCGCCCGGGAACCGGAAATCGTTGACCTGCAGAATTTCTTAAATAGCCTGGGAGCGCGGATTCACGGCGCTGGCCAGGATACCATCCGCATTGAAGGGGTTAAGGAGCTTAAGCAGGCAGACTATGAGATTATTCCGGACCGGATTGAAGCCGGCACCTTCCTGGCGGCAGCAGCCGGAGCCGGCGGCGATGTTTTTGTAAAGGATTGCCGGGCGGAACACCTTCTGGCCGTCCTGGCCAAGTTAACGGAGATGGGGGCGAAGATTACGGTTAAAAGGGACGGCATTCGCCTCAAGAGCCCGGCACGATTAAAGGCCGTCGACTGCAAGACTTTACCCTACCCGGGTTTTCCTACCGATATGCAGCCCCAGCTCATGGCGTTGATGACGGTAGCCAGCGGGACCAGCGTCCTGGTGGAGAGCATTTTTGAAAATCGTTTTAAACATGCTGCTGAATTGCGGCGCCTGGGAGCCGATATTAAAATTGAGGGGCGGGTGGCAGTAATCAACGGCGTCCCGGGTTTAAGCGGCTGTCCGGTGGAAGCTTCCGACCTGCGGGCCGGGGCGGCCCTGGTGATTGCCGGCCTCATGGCTGAAGGGCAAACCCGGGTAGAAGGCGTTGCCCACCTGGATCGGGGCTACGAACAACTGGAAGTACGCTTAAGCAGTTTGGGGGCGGATATCCGGCGGCTAGAGGGGAGGTGA
- a CDS encoding cell division protein FtsQ/DivIB, producing MFFLLTVTALFYFIHSGFFSLENIEIKGNEHIPRVELENLIGVARGINLWQVDTSAIAKRLATHPLVARARVSRHWPRTLVVQIEERTPVAILVQDGSFLLVDGSGVVMERIPRIGHLQLPLISGVGKLENTGPGREINHPGLQAALAVVRQVPPDDLNQLQEIIASSPDNLQLIWAGNILVKFGDEQQVAEKLSRLHEALRGLAGREAVEYIDVSFAGPPVVKFNQVEKQEKKG from the coding sequence TTGTTTTTCTTATTAACGGTAACGGCCTTATTTTATTTTATCCATTCTGGTTTCTTTAGCCTGGAAAACATAGAGATTAAAGGAAACGAGCATATCCCCAGGGTTGAACTGGAAAATTTAATAGGCGTGGCCAGGGGCATTAACCTCTGGCAGGTGGATACTTCGGCAATTGCCAAACGACTGGCCACCCATCCCCTGGTGGCCAGGGCCAGGGTGAGCCGTCACTGGCCGCGAACCTTGGTCGTTCAGATCGAGGAAAGGACACCGGTGGCTATCCTGGTGCAGGATGGCAGCTTTTTACTCGTTGATGGCAGTGGTGTAGTCATGGAAAGAATACCGCGCATAGGCCACCTGCAGCTGCCCCTCATTTCCGGCGTGGGCAAGCTGGAGAATACCGGCCCCGGCAGGGAGATTAATCACCCCGGCCTGCAGGCTGCCCTGGCAGTGGTCCGGCAGGTGCCACCTGACGATTTAAACCAGCTTCAGGAGATAATAGCCTCTTCCCCTGATAACCTGCAGTTGATCTGGGCGGGCAATATCCTGGTTAAGTTTGGCGACGAGCAACAGGTGGCGGAGAAGCTCAGCAGGCTCCATGAAGCCCTCCGGGGCCTTGCCGGCAGGGAGGCTGTTGAGTATATTGATGTTAGTTTTGCGGGACCGCCGGTAGTAAAATTTAATCAGGTTGAAAAACAGGAGAAGAAGGGATGA
- a CDS encoding small basic family protein has protein sequence MWIPLIGLIFGVLIGLMIPVKVPVVYSKYMSVAVLAALDSVFGGIRANMEDNFDNAIFLTGFFSNTLLAAFLAYIGDQLGVELYLAAVLVFGMRLFQNLAIIRRHLLKK, from the coding sequence ATGTGGATACCCTTAATCGGCCTTATCTTTGGGGTATTGATTGGCCTCATGATACCCGTAAAGGTACCGGTTGTCTACAGCAAGTATATGTCGGTGGCCGTCCTGGCAGCCCTGGATTCCGTTTTTGGGGGCATTAGGGCCAACATGGAGGATAATTTTGATAATGCCATCTTTCTCACGGGTTTTTTTTCCAATACTTTGCTGGCGGCCTTTTTAGCTTATATAGGTGATCAGCTGGGGGTTGAGCTGTATCTTGCTGCCGTTCTGGTCTTTGGCATGCGTTTATTCCAGAACCTGGCTATCATCCGGCGCCACCTGCTGAAAAAGTGA
- the ftsA gene encoding cell division protein FtsA: MPKDNVVVGLDIGTTKVVAVVAEITLQGRLNIIGLGETPSGGLRKGIIVDIENTARAIEKAVEQAERMSGCHISSAFVGLTGPHIGSVNNRGVVAVTGEDGEVGPEDVERVLQAARVIPLPADRRIIHVLPRQYIVDGYDGIMDPIGMSGSRLEVETQIVTAAGAAVQNTIKSVQRAGLAVDELVLNPLASAEAVLQQAEKELGTVVVDIGGGTTEIAVISQGCLWFAAVLPIGSEHITSDLAVGLRTPLTQAEIIKKEHGCVLAELAAENEFVEVPAVGGKEKKRVPRKMLAAIIEPRVEEIFNLVRREIDGSHFQGLLPGGVVLTGGGALLEGITQLASEALAMPVRLGWPENSGGLADMVASPAYATAVGLVNYGAGRLAHTQAAAAREAIWENFWSRLKNWWRELF; the protein is encoded by the coding sequence TTGCCCAAGGATAACGTGGTGGTCGGTCTCGATATAGGCACCACCAAGGTGGTTGCAGTTGTGGCGGAAATCACGCTACAGGGCCGCCTGAACATCATCGGCCTGGGGGAAACACCGTCCGGAGGCTTGCGTAAAGGTATAATTGTGGATATAGAAAATACAGCCCGGGCCATTGAAAAAGCGGTGGAACAGGCCGAGCGCATGAGCGGTTGTCATATTTCTTCGGCCTTTGTTGGCCTGACAGGTCCCCATATTGGCTCCGTTAACAACCGCGGGGTAGTAGCCGTTACCGGCGAAGACGGTGAAGTAGGGCCCGAAGATGTGGAACGGGTCCTCCAGGCAGCCCGGGTAATCCCCCTGCCGGCCGACAGGAGGATTATCCACGTCCTGCCGCGCCAGTATATTGTTGATGGCTATGATGGCATCATGGACCCCATCGGCATGAGTGGTTCGCGCCTGGAAGTGGAAACCCAGATTGTCACCGCAGCCGGGGCCGCCGTCCAGAACACCATAAAAAGCGTGCAGCGAGCCGGCTTGGCAGTTGATGAACTGGTTTTGAATCCCCTGGCCTCGGCCGAGGCGGTACTCCAGCAAGCAGAGAAGGAGCTGGGTACCGTTGTGGTAGATATCGGCGGGGGGACGACGGAAATCGCCGTAATCTCCCAGGGGTGCCTGTGGTTTGCCGCTGTTCTGCCCATAGGGAGCGAGCATATAACCAGTGACCTGGCAGTAGGTTTACGCACCCCCCTCACTCAGGCCGAGATCATTAAAAAGGAACATGGTTGCGTCCTGGCGGAGCTGGCAGCGGAAAATGAATTTGTTGAGGTGCCGGCAGTAGGGGGCAAGGAGAAAAAGCGGGTACCCAGGAAGATGCTGGCGGCCATTATCGAGCCCCGGGTAGAGGAGATTTTTAACCTCGTTCGCCGGGAGATTGACGGCTCCCATTTCCAGGGCCTTTTACCGGGAGGAGTGGTTTTGACAGGAGGCGGTGCATTACTCGAAGGAATAACCCAGCTGGCAAGCGAAGCCTTAGCCATGCCGGTCCGCCTGGGCTGGCCAGAGAACAGCGGTGGGCTGGCCGATATGGTGGCTTCTCCGGCTTATGCTACAGCTGTAGGCCTGGTGAATTACGGCGCCGGTCGCCTGGCCCATACCCAGGCGGCCGCCGCACGCGAGGCTATCTGGGAGAACTTCTGGTCACGGCTAAAAAACTGGTGGCGGGAACTTTTTTAA
- the ftsZ gene encoding cell division protein FtsZ — protein sequence MLEFEDGDLNQFAVIKVVGVGGGGSNAVNRMIAAGLRGVEFISVNTDAQALRLCQAEQKIQIGAKLTKGLGAGANPEIGKKAAEESREELAQRLQAADMVFVTAGMGGGTGTGAAPVVAQIAKEAGALTVGVVTRPFSFEGRKRAKQAEAGIEELKTKVDTLIIIPNDRLLQVADKQTSILEAFRIADDVLRQGVQGISDLIAVPGLINLDFADVKTIMSDAGSALMGIGRATGEKRAAEAARMAISSPLLETSIEGARGVLLNITGGTNLGLLEVNEAAEIVAAAADPEANIIFGAVIDESLKDEIRVTVIATGFETVPAAQKEAAAARDVDLNIKPFNIDDLDIPAFLRRR from the coding sequence GTGCTGGAATTTGAGGACGGTGATCTCAATCAATTTGCGGTCATTAAAGTGGTGGGGGTAGGTGGAGGTGGCAGTAATGCTGTTAATCGCATGATTGCTGCCGGCCTGCGGGGAGTAGAATTTATCAGCGTTAATACAGATGCCCAGGCACTGCGCCTTTGCCAGGCAGAACAGAAGATCCAAATTGGTGCCAAGCTGACCAAGGGCCTGGGGGCGGGGGCCAATCCCGAAATTGGTAAAAAGGCAGCTGAAGAAAGCCGGGAAGAGCTGGCCCAGCGTCTGCAGGCGGCTGATATGGTTTTTGTCACTGCCGGCATGGGCGGCGGTACAGGTACCGGGGCGGCCCCGGTGGTGGCCCAGATCGCCAAGGAGGCCGGGGCCCTGACTGTTGGCGTTGTTACCCGCCCCTTTAGCTTTGAAGGCCGGAAACGGGCCAAACAGGCGGAGGCCGGCATAGAGGAGTTAAAGACAAAGGTTGACACACTGATTATTATTCCCAACGACCGGTTGCTGCAGGTAGCCGATAAGCAGACCTCTATCCTGGAAGCCTTCCGCATAGCCGATGATGTGTTGCGCCAGGGCGTCCAGGGCATTTCCGACCTTATTGCCGTGCCCGGATTGATCAACCTGGATTTTGCCGATGTCAAGACCATTATGAGCGATGCCGGTTCGGCTCTGATGGGTATCGGTAGGGCTACTGGGGAAAAAAGGGCTGCGGAAGCAGCCAGGATGGCCATATCCAGCCCTTTGCTGGAAACCTCCATTGAAGGGGCTCGCGGTGTGCTGCTAAATATTACCGGGGGCACCAACCTGGGGCTCCTGGAAGTTAATGAGGCGGCGGAAATCGTGGCCGCGGCGGCCGACCCGGAAGCGAACATAATTTTTGGTGCCGTCATTGATGAAAGCTTGAAGGATGAAATCCGCGTTACCGTCATTGCTACCGGTTTTGAAACCGTGCCGGCAGCCCAGAAAGAGGCAGCGGCAGCCCGGGATGTGGATCTCAATATTAAGCCCTTTAATATTGACGACCTGGACATACCGGCCTTCCTGCGGCGCAGGTAA
- the spoIIGA gene encoding sigma-E processing peptidase SpoIIGA produces MVYLDVLLAINLVMDYLILWTTARLGQLATTGWRLLAGAAVGAVYSLVILFPGGEWGQSLLVKILFSLVMVVAAFYPLNGRRFLQALVYFYLAAFAMGGAMLGAIYLTGGEAATPVMGGMMVLSQNIRYPWLLAAVAAAGLLAVLGTNWLKKNFWQQVLRLKVIITFAGRQRALKALVDTGNSLRDPLTQRPVIIVEYSALQGLLPEEIIKHYSSQEETDLESLVKSLAGSPWATRLHLLPYHSLGRSHGMLLGLRPDEVIVITNERMIKIKNVILGLYRERLSTEGNYCALLHPDLLQASMGL; encoded by the coding sequence GTGGTTTATTTAGATGTCCTGCTGGCCATTAACCTGGTAATGGATTACTTAATCCTCTGGACGACGGCCAGGCTGGGACAGTTGGCGACAACCGGCTGGCGGCTGCTCGCCGGAGCAGCGGTAGGAGCAGTTTATTCCCTGGTCATCCTGTTTCCCGGTGGCGAGTGGGGTCAGTCTCTGCTTGTTAAGATTTTATTTTCCCTCGTTATGGTCGTGGCAGCCTTTTATCCTTTAAACGGGCGGCGGTTTCTCCAGGCCCTGGTCTATTTTTACCTGGCGGCCTTTGCCATGGGAGGGGCGATGCTGGGGGCTATTTACCTAACCGGCGGTGAGGCGGCAACACCGGTGATGGGGGGAATGATGGTTCTGTCCCAGAATATCCGTTACCCGTGGCTGCTGGCGGCCGTGGCTGCTGCCGGGCTGCTGGCCGTTCTTGGGACAAACTGGCTTAAAAAAAACTTCTGGCAGCAGGTACTGCGCCTTAAGGTGATCATAACCTTTGCCGGCCGGCAGCGGGCCTTAAAGGCCCTGGTTGATACCGGCAACAGCCTGCGCGATCCCCTTACCCAGAGGCCGGTAATTATTGTCGAATACAGCGCCCTTCAGGGCCTTCTCCCGGAAGAAATTATTAAACACTACAGCAGCCAGGAGGAGACCGACCTGGAAAGCCTGGTAAAGTCCCTGGCCGGCTCGCCCTGGGCGACAAGGCTCCACCTGCTACCATATCATTCCCTGGGCCGGAGCCATGGTATGTTGCTGGGCCTTAGACCCGACGAAGTAATTGTCATCACTAACGAACGCATGATTAAGATAAAAAACGTCATTCTGGGCCTGTACAGGGAAAGGCTGTCCACGGAGGGGAATTATTGCGCCTTATTACACCCAGATTTGCTACAAGCCAGTATGGGCCTCTAG
- the sigE gene encoding RNA polymerase sporulation sigma factor SigE: protein MRELFVIAKLKIQAFYSHLVARLKWLGEVFYVGSSETLPPPLSSDEESDLLLRLEDGDAGVKTVLIERNLRLVVYIARKFENTGVGIEDLVSIGTIGLIKAVNTFDPKKRIKLATYASRCIENEILMHLRRNNKTRAEVSFDEPLNIDWDGNELLLSDVLGTENDIIYKSIEEEIDRKLLQMAMRKLSARERKIMEFRFGLLDGVEKTQKEVADILGISQSYISRLEKRIIKRLRKEIARME, encoded by the coding sequence GTGCGGGAGCTGTTTGTAATTGCTAAATTAAAAATCCAGGCGTTTTACAGCCACCTGGTAGCCAGGTTGAAATGGTTGGGCGAAGTTTTTTATGTCGGCAGCAGTGAAACCTTACCGCCCCCCCTTTCCAGCGATGAAGAATCCGACCTTCTCCTGCGCCTGGAGGACGGCGACGCCGGTGTAAAAACCGTCCTTATCGAGCGCAACCTGCGCCTGGTAGTCTACATCGCCCGCAAATTTGAAAATACCGGCGTGGGGATTGAAGACCTGGTCTCCATTGGTACCATCGGCCTTATTAAAGCTGTCAATACCTTTGATCCCAAGAAGCGCATCAAGCTGGCCACCTATGCTTCCCGCTGTATTGAAAATGAAATTTTAATGCACCTGCGGCGTAACAATAAAACACGGGCCGAGGTTTCTTTTGACGAGCCGTTAAACATTGACTGGGACGGCAATGAGCTTTTGCTTTCCGATGTCCTGGGGACGGAAAACGATATTATTTATAAATCCATAGAAGAAGAGATCGACCGCAAGCTCCTGCAGATGGCCATGCGGAAGCTCTCGGCCCGGGAGCGCAAGATTATGGAATTTCGCTTTGGCCTCCTGGACGGCGTGGAAAAAACCCAGAAGGAGGTAGCCGACATCCTGGGCATCTCCCAGTCCTACATTTCCCGCCTGGAAAAACGGATTATCAAACGCCTGCGTAAAGAGATCGCCAGGATGGAATAA
- the sigG gene encoding RNA polymerase sporulation sigma factor SigG has translation MLNKVEICGVNTSKLPLLTSEEMRQLFEAMQRGEPEAREKLIKGNLRLVLSVIQRFTNRGEYVDDLFQVGCIGLMKAIDNFDLSQNVKFSTYAVPMIIGEIRRYLRDNNPIRVSRSLRDIAYKALQIRDALVNKLAREPSVAEIAREINLPQEEVIFALDAIQEPVSLFEPIYHDGGDPIYVMDQIGDEKNQDGSWLENIAIREAMNKLNPRERLILSLRFFEGKTQMEVADEIGISQAQVSRLEKAALQHMRKYI, from the coding sequence ATGCTCAATAAAGTAGAAATTTGCGGTGTGAATACCTCCAAGTTGCCCTTGCTGACCAGCGAGGAGATGCGGCAGCTTTTTGAGGCCATGCAAAGGGGGGAACCGGAGGCCCGTGAAAAGCTCATTAAGGGTAATTTACGCCTGGTATTGAGTGTAATCCAGCGCTTTACCAACCGCGGCGAGTATGTCGACGACCTTTTCCAGGTGGGCTGCATCGGCCTGATGAAGGCCATCGATAACTTTGATCTGAGCCAGAACGTCAAGTTCTCCACCTACGCCGTACCCATGATCATCGGAGAGATCAGGCGTTACCTGCGGGATAATAACCCCATACGGGTCAGCCGTTCTTTAAGGGATATTGCCTACAAAGCTCTCCAGATAAGGGATGCGCTGGTAAATAAACTGGCCCGGGAACCTTCGGTAGCGGAAATAGCCAGGGAAATCAATCTCCCCCAGGAAGAAGTAATCTTTGCCCTGGATGCCATCCAGGAACCGGTATCCCTCTTTGAGCCCATCTACCATGACGGCGGCGATCCCATATATGTTATGGACCAGATAGGTGATGAAAAAAACCAGGATGGCAGCTGGCTGGAAAACATAGCCATCCGGGAAGCCATGAATAAATTAAACCCCCGGGAGCGCCTGATTTTATCCCTGCGCTTTTTTGAAGGTAAAACCCAGATGGAGGTGGCCGATGAAATCGGCATCTCCCAGGCCCAAGTTTCCCGGCTGGAAAAAGCTGCCTTGCAACATATGCGCAAGTATATATAA
- the spoIIR gene encoding stage II sporulation protein R, with protein sequence MKKSILFFVLAGLLFLGGDAAWTGRKTAVPAYNSHNLIRLHVIANSDTVADQELKRHVRDAVLTSIGRNLAVAGDIGAARRLVSSNLAAITAAAETQIRQEGQNYTVRTEFGDFAFPTRAYGDITLPAGNYEAVRVVIGAGKGENWWCILFPPLCLVDVTGKVNAGFFTSRQVMAGEEGPPKVRLGWKILEIWQSSRHRLAGLRP encoded by the coding sequence TTGAAGAAGTCGATATTATTCTTTGTCCTGGCCGGCTTATTATTCCTCGGCGGGGACGCGGCCTGGACGGGCAGAAAGACAGCAGTACCGGCCTATAATTCCCATAACTTAATCCGGCTCCACGTCATTGCCAACAGCGATACCGTTGCCGATCAGGAGCTAAAACGCCATGTCCGCGACGCCGTTCTCACCAGTATAGGCCGGAACCTGGCGGTAGCCGGGGATATCGGCGCCGCCCGGCGGCTGGTGAGCAGCAATCTGGCTGCCATTACCGCTGCAGCCGAGACCCAAATCCGGCAGGAAGGACAAAATTATACCGTGAGGACGGAATTCGGGGACTTTGCCTTCCCCACCCGAGCTTACGGGGATATAACTCTCCCGGCGGGAAACTACGAGGCCGTTCGTGTGGTGATTGGCGCCGGGAAAGGGGAAAACTGGTGGTGCATCCTGTTTCCACCTCTCTGCCTGGTAGATGTCACCGGTAAAGTAAATGCCGGCTTCTTTACCAGCCGGCAGGTAATGGCCGGGGAGGAAGGCCCGCCAAAAGTCCGATTGGGCTGGAAAATCCTAGAGATATGGCAATCCTCACGCCACCGCCTGGCGGGATTGCGGCCTTAA
- a CDS encoding PRC-barrel domain-containing protein, with translation MIRVTELRQREVINVIDGRRLGTIKDIDLDLEAGRVKALIVPGQGGRFFFFFGREEDLIIPWENVVKVGVDVILVESYSCTSPVHREKA, from the coding sequence GTGATCCGGGTGACCGAACTGCGCCAGCGGGAGGTAATTAATGTCATTGACGGGCGGCGGCTGGGGACAATTAAAGATATTGACCTGGACCTGGAGGCCGGACGGGTAAAAGCTTTAATCGTACCTGGACAGGGAGGCAGGTTTTTTTTCTTTTTCGGCCGGGAAGAAGATTTAATTATCCCCTGGGAAAATGTGGTTAAAGTAGGAGTTGATGTTATCCTGGTAGAAAGTTATAGCTGTACATCCCCCGTGCACCGGGAAAAGGCTTAA
- the pgeF gene encoding peptidoglycan editing factor PgeF — protein sequence MAPFIRENKEGIGYWRVAFLEEQAPVKAFYSSRAGGVSQPPYSSLNLGLHVGDEPAAVLVNRRRLAGVLDLPLEGWVVGEQVHGNKVALVARQDAGRGAVELAAALPGVDALVTAAPGITLVGFYADCVPLYFVDPVKGVIGLAHAGWKGTVLQVGSKVVARMATEFNSNPADLLAAIGPAVGPCCYQVDTRVADAVREHLPWAAEVLIPDGPGHYRLDLPRANFLELLAAGLKPEHIAIAGLCTCCQADAFFSYRAAGGPTGRQAALLSLLR from the coding sequence TTGGCGCCCTTTATCAGGGAGAACAAGGAAGGAATTGGTTACTGGCGGGTTGCCTTTTTAGAAGAGCAGGCGCCGGTGAAGGCTTTTTATAGCAGTCGTGCCGGTGGTGTCAGCCAGCCGCCCTATAGCAGCTTGAACCTGGGCTTGCATGTTGGCGATGAACCGGCAGCAGTGCTGGTCAACAGGCGAAGGCTGGCAGGGGTCCTGGACCTGCCCCTGGAGGGCTGGGTTGTCGGTGAGCAGGTCCACGGCAACAAGGTGGCCCTGGTGGCCCGGCAGGACGCCGGTCGGGGTGCCGTGGAACTGGCGGCGGCCCTGCCGGGTGTTGATGCCCTGGTGACGGCTGCACCGGGGATTACCCTGGTTGGCTTTTATGCCGACTGCGTTCCCCTTTACTTTGTTGACCCGGTAAAGGGTGTTATCGGCCTGGCCCACGCGGGCTGGAAAGGGACAGTTTTACAGGTGGGGAGCAAGGTGGTGGCCAGGATGGCAACTGAATTTAACAGCAACCCGGCTGACCTCCTGGCAGCTATCGGTCCGGCTGTAGGGCCCTGTTGCTACCAGGTAGATACGCGGGTGGCTGATGCGGTCAGGGAGCACCTCCCCTGGGCCGCTGAAGTTTTAATCCCGGATGGACCCGGCCACTACCGCCTGGACCTTCCCCGGGCCAATTTTCTGGAACTCCTGGCCGCCGGACTAAAGCCGGAACATATTGCCATAGCCGGTCTCTGTACCTGCTGCCAGGCAGATGCTTTTTTCTCTTACCGGGCGGCCGGTGGCCCCACCGGGCGCCAGGCGGCTTTATTATCCCTCTTGAGGTAG